A part of Chloroflexota bacterium genomic DNA contains:
- a CDS encoding DUF503 domain-containing protein has product MSVGILRLSFRLPECHSLKEKRGRIKPVIARLHREFNVSVAEVDDQDLWQSCGLLVACASGSGRQAEIVLTRVLQYLETHWPDLPLTDEQIEIIN; this is encoded by the coding sequence ATGAGTGTCGGAATTCTGCGTCTCTCGTTTCGCCTGCCGGAATGTCACTCCCTCAAGGAAAAACGCGGCCGGATCAAGCCTGTGATCGCCCGTCTGCACCGGGAATTTAACGTCTCGGTGGCGGAGGTTGACGACCAGGACCTCTGGCAGAGCTGTGGATTGCTGGTGGCGTGTGCCTCGGGCAGCGGTCGCCAGGCAGAGATCGTCCTGACCCGTGTGCTTCAATATCTCGAGACGCACTGGCCCGACCTGCCGCTCACGGATGAACAAATCGAAATTATCAACTAA
- the ligA gene encoding NAD-dependent DNA ligase LigA, protein MPENNERKEYEKLQEDLRKYGYYYYVQDSPIVSDSEYDSKYRRLQEIEKLHPDWITSGSPSQRAGAEPLSSFKKVTHPAPILSLAAVYNKQALLDWYNRIAKLDDRVTQSAFTVEPKLDGLTVVLRYDNGVFTQGATRGNGEIGEDITTNLRTVNVLPLRIPVSPDGPAAPEVLYVRGEALIYKADFDKLNKQLEEAGEKTYLNPRNTAAGSLRQLDPKITAQRPLRMLVYTIVDHENGDIPTTQWKTLEYLRKLGFPVAAASKKVDTIQEAIDATVNTDPDKFPFEVDGMVIKLNDLDLMASLGVVGKDPRGAIAYKFPAEVVSTKLENIEVSVGRTGVLTPNAVLKPVEIRGAIIKQATLHNFDYIAEKDIRIGDRVMIKRAGEVIPYVIGPVVDARDGSEKPYVPPKVCPSCGEPVVNPPGEVAYYCVNSSCPAQLVRNLEHFVSQGAMDIVGMGINTVRQLVDAGLLHDLSGIYHLTKADLLKLDGFGEKKADNLIEAIEASKSQPLARLINALGIHGVGEVAAQDLARRYHDLDALSQATSEQIESIEGFGPSIAEDLTEWFASPDNHEMLAKLKASGVWPVSKQQAPSGPQPLDGLTFVITGTLPSLSRNEAKDLIESAGGKVTGSVSKNTSYLVLGADPGSKFTKAQQLNIPTLSEADLQQLIKDKAQ, encoded by the coding sequence ATGCCAGAAAATAATGAGCGGAAAGAATATGAGAAACTCCAAGAAGATCTACGTAAATATGGATACTATTATTACGTTCAAGACTCCCCAATCGTAAGTGATTCTGAATACGATTCAAAATATCGAAGACTTCAAGAAATAGAAAAATTACATCCTGATTGGATAACTTCAGGCTCTCCCAGCCAACGCGCCGGGGCAGAACCTCTTTCAAGTTTTAAGAAGGTCACCCACCCTGCACCAATCCTCAGTCTGGCTGCAGTCTATAACAAGCAAGCCCTGCTGGATTGGTATAACCGGATCGCCAAACTGGATGATCGGGTCACTCAGTCCGCCTTCACGGTGGAACCCAAGTTGGACGGCCTGACCGTGGTCCTGCGCTATGACAACGGGGTTTTCACCCAGGGCGCAACGCGCGGTAACGGTGAAATTGGCGAGGACATCACGACCAACCTGCGGACGGTCAATGTCCTGCCGCTTCGGATCCCCGTCAGCCCCGACGGCCCCGCCGCACCGGAAGTGCTCTATGTGCGCGGTGAGGCGCTTATTTATAAGGCGGACTTCGACAAACTCAACAAACAATTGGAAGAAGCAGGCGAAAAGACCTACCTCAACCCCCGTAACACAGCAGCCGGCTCCCTGCGCCAGCTTGACCCTAAGATCACGGCTCAGCGGCCACTCAGGATGCTGGTTTATACGATTGTAGATCACGAAAATGGCGATATCCCCACCACCCAATGGAAAACGCTTGAATACCTGAGAAAACTCGGTTTCCCCGTGGCAGCCGCCTCCAAAAAAGTGGACACGATCCAGGAAGCAATTGACGCCACCGTCAATACCGACCCGGACAAGTTCCCCTTTGAGGTGGACGGCATGGTCATCAAGCTCAACGACCTGGATCTCATGGCGTCCCTGGGTGTGGTCGGAAAGGACCCCCGCGGCGCAATCGCCTATAAGTTCCCGGCCGAGGTTGTCAGTACCAAGCTGGAGAATATCGAGGTCAGCGTGGGACGCACCGGTGTGCTCACGCCGAATGCGGTCCTCAAACCCGTGGAAATCCGGGGCGCCATCATCAAACAGGCCACCCTGCACAACTTCGATTACATTGCCGAGAAAGATATCCGTATCGGTGACCGGGTGATGATCAAACGAGCCGGGGAAGTGATCCCCTATGTAATTGGGCCGGTTGTGGATGCCCGTGATGGCTCGGAAAAGCCCTATGTCCCCCCCAAGGTCTGCCCCTCCTGCGGCGAACCGGTGGTCAATCCCCCCGGTGAGGTCGCCTATTACTGCGTCAACAGTTCCTGCCCTGCTCAGCTGGTCCGCAACCTGGAGCATTTCGTCTCGCAGGGTGCGATGGACATCGTCGGGATGGGGATCAACACCGTCCGCCAGCTGGTGGATGCCGGGCTTCTGCATGACCTCTCAGGAATTTACCACCTGACTAAGGCCGATCTCCTGAAACTTGATGGCTTCGGTGAAAAGAAAGCCGATAATTTAATAGAAGCGATTGAAGCTTCCAAGTCCCAACCCCTGGCCCGTCTGATCAACGCCCTGGGCATTCACGGGGTCGGCGAAGTTGCCGCCCAGGATCTCGCCAGGCGCTACCATGACCTTGACGCACTCAGCCAGGCCACCAGCGAACAGATCGAATCAATTGAAGGTTTCGGACCTTCCATCGCTGAGGACCTGACGGAATGGTTCGCCTCGCCCGATAACCATGAAATGCTTGCCAAACTCAAGGCCAGTGGGGTTTGGCCTGTGAGCAAACAACAAGCCCCCAGCGGACCTCAACCCCTTGACGGGCTGACCTTCGTGATCACTGGCACCCTGCCCTCATTGAGCCGGAACGAAGCTAAAGATCTGATCGAGAGCGCGGGCGGCAAGGTGACCGGCAGCGTCAGCAAAAACACAAGCTATCTGGTCCTGGGTGCCGATCCCGGTTCCAAGTTCACGAAAGCCCAGCAGCTCAATATCCCCACGCTTTCCGAAGCGGACCTTCAACAATTAATCAAAGATAAAGCCCAATGA
- a CDS encoding carbohydrate ABC transporter permease — translation MASLSGSISKRSVSHKGQARRIISRFLIYIILIAGALIAVFPFFWMVSTSLMTLGETINKQLLPKAPQFVNFVEAWSTAKFGKYFINSVMITAGTLLGLLFTSILAGYAFGRIEFKGRDAIFALFLATMMMPESVTWIPNFLMIRGAIIPLPGGSWLNSYWALTIPFIANAFSIFLLRQFFAQVPKDLWDAARIDGCDHIRFLVQIVLPISKAPIMTVLLFGFTASWNAFTWPLLVTTNDTWRPMMVGLWTFVQEAGPQTHLLMAGAVISLIPILIIYFITQKQFTEGIATTGLKG, via the coding sequence ATGGCTAGCCTTTCCGGTTCCATCTCAAAACGTTCCGTTAGCCACAAGGGCCAGGCCAGGCGGATCATTAGCCGTTTCCTTATTTATATTATCCTGATCGCCGGGGCTCTCATCGCTGTTTTTCCCTTCTTCTGGATGGTCTCAACCTCACTAATGACCTTGGGTGAGACAATCAATAAGCAGCTTTTACCAAAAGCCCCTCAATTCGTAAACTTCGTGGAAGCCTGGAGCACGGCTAAATTTGGTAAATACTTTATCAATAGCGTTATGATTACCGCAGGCACCCTGCTGGGTTTGTTGTTCACTTCCATCTTGGCCGGCTATGCCTTTGGACGGATCGAGTTCAAGGGCCGAGATGCCATCTTTGCGCTGTTTCTTGCGACAATGATGATGCCCGAATCGGTCACCTGGATCCCGAACTTCCTGATGATCCGAGGCGCGATCATTCCCCTCCCGGGTGGAAGTTGGCTGAATTCCTATTGGGCTTTGACGATTCCATTTATCGCGAATGCGTTTAGTATTTTCCTGCTGCGGCAGTTTTTTGCACAGGTGCCAAAAGACCTTTGGGATGCAGCCAGAATAGATGGCTGTGACCATATACGGTTCCTGGTCCAAATCGTTCTCCCAATCAGTAAGGCGCCGATCATGACCGTGCTGCTCTTTGGCTTCACGGCTTCGTGGAATGCCTTTACCTGGCCTCTGTTGGTGACCACCAATGATACCTGGCGGCCGATGATGGTAGGCTTGTGGACCTTTGTGCAGGAAGCTGGTCCGCAGACACACTTGTTGATGGCGGGGGCTGTGATCTCGCTGATCCCGATTTTAATTATTTACTTCATAACACAAAAGCAATTCACCGAAGGAATTGCAACAACGGGTTTGAAAGGATAA
- a CDS encoding TIGR03960 family B12-binding radical SAM protein: MAAAIKELSNVPNSSQETLWRRVERILPTVTKPGRYVGGELNQVIKAWDSVRTHIALVFPDIYDLGQSNLGLMLLYDILNQREDIAAERAYSPWLDMESALRENDIPLYSLENKRALADFDILGISLPYETLYTNFLNILDLAHLPLRSANRDESHPLIIAGGQSVYNPEPVSPFVDAFVVGEGEEAIVDVVNTHQAWKTAGGSKQELLAALAKIPGVYVPSLYQMDFNADGTIAAVTPESPDLALPIVKRINAKLPPPLTRFLVPNVEVVQERVSVEIMRGCTRGCRFCHAGMVNRPIRERPLDEILTALKTGLDQTGYEEVSLLSLSSSDYSQIIPLINGLRELLQERQVNITLPSLRIESFTEDLMDELQSLTPGGGFTLAPEAGTERMRAIINKPISDEAFMDTVRSVFKHGWKTIKLYFMIGHPQETLEDVAAIAELCKAVLYEGRQIAGGRTRVHAGISTFIPKPHTPFQWVGFDSLESIQQKLDILHQGLHGAKVKMTWNDPEASLLESWLSRGDRRLSEVILKAWQNGARFDAWSDQFNMAHWRAAFTEVGLDPDFYSHRARGLDEILPWDHINAGVKKSFLKTDYQWSLQGKTRPDCRGGCYGCGILSAFNELRLVAPDGGWKCP; encoded by the coding sequence ATGGCGGCAGCTATAAAGGAACTTTCTAACGTGCCCAATTCATCTCAAGAGACCCTCTGGCGGAGGGTCGAACGCATCCTGCCTACCGTAACCAAACCCGGGCGCTATGTCGGCGGCGAACTGAACCAGGTTATCAAAGCCTGGGACTCAGTCCGCACCCATATAGCGCTGGTCTTCCCCGATATCTACGACCTCGGCCAATCCAACCTCGGCCTGATGCTGCTCTATGACATCCTCAACCAACGGGAGGACATCGCTGCGGAACGGGCCTATTCACCCTGGCTCGATATGGAAAGCGCTCTGCGGGAGAACGATATTCCGCTCTACAGCCTGGAAAACAAGCGCGCCCTGGCGGATTTCGACATCCTCGGCATCAGCCTGCCCTATGAAACGCTCTACACCAACTTCCTAAACATCCTCGACCTGGCCCACCTGCCCCTGCGCAGTGCGAACCGGGACGAATCCCATCCCCTGATCATCGCCGGCGGCCAGTCGGTCTACAACCCCGAACCCGTGTCACCTTTCGTGGACGCTTTTGTGGTTGGTGAGGGCGAAGAAGCTATTGTGGATGTGGTAAACACTCATCAGGCCTGGAAAACCGCTGGCGGTAGCAAGCAAGAGCTTCTGGCAGCCCTGGCGAAAATCCCGGGGGTTTACGTCCCATCTCTCTATCAGATGGATTTCAACGCCGACGGCACGATTGCCGCTGTCACGCCCGAAAGCCCGGACCTTGCGCTGCCGATAGTCAAGCGGATCAACGCCAAATTGCCCCCACCCCTCACCCGCTTCCTGGTCCCCAATGTGGAAGTAGTGCAGGAGCGCGTTAGCGTGGAAATCATGCGGGGCTGCACCCGCGGCTGCCGCTTCTGCCATGCGGGGATGGTCAACCGCCCGATCCGTGAGCGACCGCTGGATGAGATCCTCACCGCCCTGAAAACCGGGCTGGACCAGACAGGCTATGAAGAAGTCAGCCTGCTCTCGCTTTCATCATCAGACTATTCCCAGATCATCCCATTGATCAATGGGCTACGCGAATTGCTTCAGGAACGCCAGGTCAATATCACCCTGCCCTCCCTGCGGATCGAATCCTTCACCGAAGACCTGATGGACGAACTCCAGTCCCTCACGCCTGGCGGTGGATTCACCCTGGCCCCCGAGGCTGGTACGGAGCGCATGCGCGCCATCATCAATAAACCGATCAGCGACGAAGCCTTCATGGATACCGTCCGCTCCGTTTTCAAACATGGCTGGAAGACCATCAAGCTCTACTTCATGATCGGCCATCCTCAGGAAACGCTCGAGGACGTGGCCGCGATCGCTGAACTCTGCAAGGCTGTGCTCTATGAAGGCCGGCAGATTGCCGGCGGACGCACCCGCGTTCATGCCGGGATCAGCACCTTCATTCCCAAGCCGCATACGCCTTTCCAGTGGGTCGGCTTTGACTCGCTCGAGTCCATCCAACAGAAGCTGGATATCCTCCACCAGGGCTTGCACGGCGCCAAGGTCAAGATGACCTGGAATGACCCTGAAGCCTCCCTGCTGGAATCCTGGCTCTCCCGTGGTGACCGGCGGCTTTCGGAGGTGATCCTCAAAGCCTGGCAGAATGGCGCAAGGTTTGATGCCTGGTCGGATCAGTTCAACATGGCGCATTGGCGGGCAGCCTTCACAGAGGTAGGTCTGGACCCCGATTTCTACAGTCACCGCGCTCGCGGGCTCGATGAAATCCTCCCCTGGGATCACATAAACGCCGGTGTGAAAAAATCTTTCCTCAAAACCGATTACCAATGGAGCCTGCAGGGCAAAACCCGCCCGGATTGTCGGGGCGGCTGCTATGGCTGCGGGATACTCTCCGCCTTCAATGAACTCCGCCTGGTTGCCCCCGATGGGGGCTGGAAGTGCCCCTAA
- a CDS encoding extracellular solute-binding protein: MKKHSYWILAVIVISAMILAACQQTGGETGAVDWSKVEPATEITFWHQHSGDRETELLRVVEEFNATNEYGITLTAEYAGGYGDIFTKMLPILNTAEVPDIVVAYQNQAATYQLADALWDMNEIIDDPTWGMPQEDQDDFFPGFFAQDIYPTFDNARLGLPPNRSMEVLYYNMDWLNELGYDAPPATPEEFKEMACAATANPYSGATAEGSIGYELSIDASRFASWSFAFGGNVFSTADNEFTYDDPAGIEAWEFVQSLFADGCATIVTERYGDQTDFGAGKLLFTVGSSSGLPYYDSAVAEGAGFNWSVAALPHTGDPVQNIYGASVSIPKSTPERQLAAWIWLKYYTSPDPQAAWVKASNYFPTRASVADMITDYFDANPAYATAFDMLQYGIAEPNVPGYDFVRDEIEAVMAAIVDDPTVDVATALTDFNVVANDILADQLAQIEPAAE, encoded by the coding sequence ATGAAGAAGCACAGTTATTGGATCCTTGCAGTGATCGTTATTTCTGCAATGATTCTGGCTGCTTGCCAGCAGACTGGTGGCGAGACTGGCGCCGTAGATTGGTCCAAAGTCGAACCTGCCACAGAAATCACCTTCTGGCATCAGCACAGTGGCGATCGTGAGACCGAGTTGTTGCGTGTTGTTGAAGAATTCAACGCCACCAACGAATACGGTATCACACTGACGGCTGAATACGCCGGCGGCTATGGTGATATTTTCACCAAGATGCTCCCCATCCTCAACACCGCTGAGGTTCCGGACATTGTGGTGGCCTATCAGAACCAGGCTGCAACCTATCAACTCGCTGATGCCCTCTGGGACATGAACGAGATTATTGATGATCCCACATGGGGTATGCCCCAGGAAGATCAGGATGATTTCTTCCCTGGCTTCTTTGCACAGGATATTTACCCCACCTTCGACAATGCCCGCTTGGGCTTGCCGCCAAACCGCTCCATGGAAGTGTTGTATTACAACATGGACTGGCTGAACGAATTGGGCTATGATGCGCCACCCGCCACCCCTGAAGAGTTCAAGGAAATGGCCTGTGCTGCAACTGCTAATCCCTATTCCGGTGCCACCGCTGAAGGTTCCATTGGTTACGAGCTGAGCATTGATGCTTCTCGCTTTGCCTCCTGGTCATTCGCTTTTGGTGGTAACGTTTTCAGCACCGCTGACAACGAGTTTACCTATGATGATCCCGCTGGCATCGAAGCCTGGGAATTTGTCCAGAGCCTGTTCGCTGATGGCTGTGCCACAATCGTGACCGAACGCTATGGCGATCAGACCGATTTCGGCGCTGGTAAACTCCTCTTCACCGTTGGTTCATCCTCCGGTCTGCCCTATTATGATTCGGCCGTTGCCGAAGGCGCTGGCTTCAACTGGTCAGTGGCTGCGCTGCCCCACACTGGCGATCCGGTTCAGAACATCTACGGCGCCAGCGTCAGCATCCCGAAGTCCACTCCCGAACGCCAATTGGCTGCCTGGATTTGGCTGAAATACTACACCAGCCCCGATCCACAGGCTGCTTGGGTGAAAGCCAGCAACTACTTCCCGACCCGGGCGAGTGTTGCCGACATGATTACGGATTACTTCGATGCCAATCCTGCCTACGCCACAGCATTCGACATGCTGCAGTACGGTATTGCCGAACCCAACGTTCCTGGTTACGACTTCGTCCGTGACGAAATCGAAGCCGTGATGGCTGCCATCGTTGATGATCCGACCGTGGACGTCGCCACCGCATTGACAGACTTCAATGTAGTTGCTAATGACATCCTGGCCGATCAGTTGGCCCAAATCGAACCTGCTGCTGAATAA
- a CDS encoding DUF2344 domain-containing protein: MSEQEQITRIRLKYAKGPSLRFTGHLDMQRLWERLLRRSGLPIRYSQGFNPRARLNLASALPLGVISESEMLDFWMDVPLPTETVRKHLAENAPPGLDIQEVTSVSRQEIALQEQMSASEYQITFYDPQPQSELEDKVAALLAADQLPRVRRNKTYDLRPLILDLKVTKADDGEIGLWMRLNAEPGATGRPDEVMEELGFTNTQYLACRTGLILKA, encoded by the coding sequence ATGAGCGAACAAGAACAAATCACCCGTATCCGTCTGAAATATGCCAAAGGGCCCAGCCTGCGTTTTACCGGGCACCTGGACATGCAGCGCCTCTGGGAGCGCCTTCTGCGCCGCAGTGGGCTGCCCATCCGCTATTCGCAGGGCTTCAACCCCCGCGCCAGGCTTAACCTGGCCTCTGCGCTACCCCTGGGCGTGATCAGTGAATCTGAGATGTTGGATTTCTGGATGGACGTCCCCCTCCCAACCGAGACTGTCAGGAAGCATCTGGCAGAAAACGCACCGCCTGGGCTGGATATTCAGGAGGTGACCAGCGTCTCCCGGCAGGAAATAGCCCTGCAGGAACAGATGAGCGCCAGTGAGTATCAGATCACCTTTTATGATCCCCAGCCGCAAAGCGAACTTGAGGACAAAGTGGCTGCCCTGCTGGCAGCCGATCAACTCCCCCGTGTGCGGCGCAATAAAACCTATGACCTGCGGCCGCTGATCCTCGATCTGAAAGTCACCAAAGCAGATGACGGTGAAATTGGGCTGTGGATGCGGCTCAACGCCGAACCCGGCGCGACCGGTCGCCCCGATGAGGTTATGGAAGAGCTGGGATTTACCAACACCCAATATTTGGCCTGCCGGACGGGACTGATCCTTAAGGCCTAA
- a CDS encoding SDR family oxidoreductase, translated as MDLGLKGKIALLTGASSGLGFATAKTLAAEGVRLAINSRNLENLERAKAELTALGAEVLTLPADVSDPATPQKLVEATVSAYGGLDLLFTNSGGPPPMRFEDVDDAAWQSAVELAFLSHVRLIRAALPALRRSDTPSVLTVTSVSVKQPIPALVLSNSVRAATVGLTKTLALELGEDGIRFNSILPSWTQTERVEKLLADRAQRNGTTREQEIEKQNQQSALGRMASPQEFANAAAFLLSPAASYITGVMLTVDGGSYKGTF; from the coding sequence ATGGACCTGGGATTAAAAGGAAAGATTGCCCTGCTCACGGGTGCCAGCAGCGGGCTTGGCTTCGCCACGGCAAAGACTCTCGCTGCCGAAGGTGTCCGGCTGGCCATCAACAGCCGCAATCTAGAGAACCTGGAACGGGCTAAAGCCGAACTGACAGCACTCGGAGCAGAGGTACTGACCCTGCCTGCCGATGTCAGCGACCCCGCCACACCCCAAAAGTTGGTTGAGGCGACCGTCTCAGCCTATGGCGGGCTGGACCTGCTCTTCACCAATTCAGGCGGTCCACCGCCAATGCGTTTTGAGGATGTGGATGACGCTGCCTGGCAATCCGCTGTGGAACTGGCCTTCCTCAGCCACGTGCGCCTGATCCGCGCTGCCCTGCCGGCCCTGCGCCGGTCAGACACCCCTTCAGTCCTCACGGTCACCTCAGTCTCGGTCAAACAGCCGATCCCTGCTCTGGTGCTCTCCAACAGCGTCCGGGCAGCCACCGTCGGGCTGACCAAAACCCTTGCGCTGGAATTGGGTGAGGACGGGATCCGCTTCAATTCGATCCTCCCCTCGTGGACCCAAACCGAACGGGTTGAGAAACTCCTGGCGGACCGTGCCCAGCGTAACGGCACCACCCGCGAACAGGAGATTGAAAAACAAAACCAGCAGAGTGCGCTGGGTCGCATGGCATCCCCTCAGGAATTCGCCAACGCCGCCGCCTTCCTGCTTTCACCCGCTGCCTCCTACATCACCGGCGTCATGCTCACAGTGGATGGCGGCAGCTATAAAGGAACTTTCTAA
- a CDS encoding class I SAM-dependent rRNA methyltransferase produces the protein MNTLTLKRGREKAVLRHHPWIFSGAIQSLSGQPAPGETIAVHDAEGSFLAQAAFSPESQIRARIWNWDAETPIDPAFFKAKLQNAIQLREKWIDQRHTNAYRLVHAESDGLPGLIVDRYGDALVMQVLSAGVEAWREDILNLLEELLAPQAIYERSDVAVRTLEGLPERTGLLRGTLPDQPLIITENDLSYQVDLVAGQKTGFYLDQRDNRQMCREIAEGKSVLNCFAYTGGFTLSALAGGAESVVSIDSSAEALEAAQKNVALNGLPEDRCEWIVGDAFHELRAQRDRAAQFDLVILDPPKFAPTAAQAKKAARGYKDINLLGFKLLKPGGTLMTYSCSGGIDAGFFQKIVADAALDAGVDAKILYHLGQAPDHPTDLAFPEGTYLKGLVVHKA, from the coding sequence ATGAACACACTCACGCTCAAACGCGGCCGTGAAAAAGCCGTCCTCCGCCATCACCCCTGGATCTTCTCCGGGGCCATTCAGTCCCTCAGCGGTCAGCCTGCCCCAGGTGAGACAATTGCCGTCCATGACGCCGAAGGCAGCTTCCTGGCCCAGGCCGCATTCAGCCCGGAATCGCAAATCCGAGCCCGAATTTGGAATTGGGACGCAGAAACACCCATCGACCCGGCATTTTTCAAGGCCAAACTGCAAAACGCCATCCAATTGCGTGAAAAATGGATCGACCAACGGCACACCAACGCTTATAGGTTGGTGCATGCCGAATCGGATGGCCTGCCCGGGCTAATTGTGGATCGCTATGGCGATGCGCTGGTCATGCAGGTGCTCTCTGCGGGTGTGGAAGCCTGGCGGGAGGATATTCTCAACCTGCTTGAAGAGCTTCTCGCTCCTCAGGCCATTTATGAGCGCTCGGATGTGGCTGTGCGCACCCTTGAAGGCCTCCCGGAGCGCACAGGGCTGCTGCGTGGCACTCTACCAGACCAGCCGTTGATCATCACGGAAAACGACCTGTCCTACCAGGTTGATTTGGTGGCTGGACAAAAGACCGGCTTCTACCTCGACCAACGCGATAACCGCCAGATGTGCCGGGAGATCGCCGAGGGCAAATCAGTGCTCAACTGCTTTGCCTACACCGGCGGTTTCACCCTCTCTGCGCTGGCCGGCGGTGCGGAATCGGTCGTCTCAATCGATTCCTCCGCAGAAGCACTGGAAGCCGCCCAGAAGAACGTCGCGCTCAACGGATTGCCCGAAGACCGCTGTGAGTGGATCGTGGGCGATGCCTTCCATGAGCTGCGTGCCCAGCGTGACAGGGCTGCCCAGTTTGACCTGGTGATCCTGGACCCGCCCAAGTTCGCCCCCACGGCCGCTCAGGCGAAAAAAGCAGCCCGAGGCTATAAGGATATCAACCTGCTCGGCTTCAAGCTGCTCAAGCCCGGCGGCACGCTGATGACCTATTCTTGCTCCGGCGGGATTGATGCGGGCTTCTTTCAGAAGATCGTGGCCGATGCTGCGCTGGACGCCGGAGTGGACGCCAAGATCCTCTATCACCTCGGTCAGGCCCCCGACCATCCAACCGATCTGGCCTTCCCTGAGGGGACGTATTTGAAGGGGTTGGTCGTTCACAAAGCATAA
- a CDS encoding PrsW family intramembrane metalloprotease codes for METSGILASIVISFTSALLFAYLLHWFDRYEKEPFILLAGVFLWGAVVAAGGAFIVNTVLGLGLFVVTGSEAASNLVTTSLTAPFIEEILKGFAVLMVFFAFRNQFDSLLDGILYAGVAALGFAATENAYYIYAYGFAEYGWAGFWELARIRILLVGWQHPFYTAFFGIGLAASRLNRSLFVKITAPIAGLAIAIFAHSLHNTIASFLPGTALIPLSAVLDWVGWFAMLIFILIAMALENREIKTYLADEVALDTLTEAQYQNAIAATRVNRQRAKALFTGHYQPVNRFYRTAARLAIKKKLLARVGEEKGNAQKVEKLREETKQLSQALLK; via the coding sequence ATGGAAACCTCTGGCATTCTCGCATCAATCGTCATCAGCTTCACCTCAGCGCTGCTCTTCGCCTATCTGCTGCACTGGTTTGACCGCTATGAAAAGGAACCCTTCATCCTGCTGGCTGGGGTCTTCCTTTGGGGCGCTGTGGTGGCAGCGGGAGGGGCGTTCATCGTCAACACCGTCCTGGGCCTGGGCCTCTTCGTCGTCACAGGTTCCGAAGCAGCATCCAACCTGGTCACCACCTCCCTGACAGCCCCCTTCATCGAGGAGATCCTCAAGGGCTTCGCTGTTCTAATGGTCTTCTTTGCCTTCCGGAATCAATTCGACTCGCTTCTGGATGGCATCCTCTATGCCGGCGTGGCTGCATTGGGTTTTGCCGCCACCGAGAACGCCTATTACATTTACGCCTATGGTTTTGCCGAATACGGATGGGCCGGGTTCTGGGAATTGGCACGTATCCGCATCCTGCTGGTTGGCTGGCAGCACCCCTTCTATACCGCATTTTTCGGGATCGGGCTGGCCGCTTCCCGCTTGAACCGCAGCCTCTTCGTCAAGATCACCGCCCCGATTGCCGGTCTTGCAATAGCTATCTTCGCCCACTCCCTCCACAACACCATTGCCAGCTTCCTACCCGGCACAGCATTGATCCCGCTCTCTGCGGTTTTGGATTGGGTAGGTTGGTTCGCCATGCTGATCTTTATCCTGATCGCCATGGCACTGGAGAATCGCGAAATCAAGACCTACCTGGCGGATGAAGTCGCCCTTGACACGCTGACGGAAGCACAATATCAAAACGCCATCGCCGCCACCCGTGTGAACCGGCAAAGGGCCAAAGCGCTCTTCACCGGGCACTACCAGCCGGTCAACCGCTTCTACCGGACAGCAGCCAGATTAGCGATCAAGAAGAAACTGCTGGCTCGGGTGGGTGAAGAAAAGGGTAACGCCCAGAAGGTGGAAAAACTACGTGAAGAAACCAAACAGCTCTCGCAAGCCCTATTAAAATAA